A genomic segment from Glycine soja cultivar W05 chromosome 18, ASM419377v2, whole genome shotgun sequence encodes:
- the LOC114397463 gene encoding ankyrin repeat and zinc finger domain-containing protein 1-like isoform X1, whose translation MATNLPATKSTTTTSSQEKRHRSIFEVPRNFFDSCRLLPSPHSSVSDHHSVGQTQIIETSSNDDFVLDAPQNAVVSAPRWTCNTCKTQFDSLQDQRSHFKSDIHRFNVKLTIAGKNIVKEEDFEFLTSEFVKDYDVSSISGSESDDDSETDSQSQSALHDKLSESFKHKLFFRLQTGQRVSVWKCLIMNVTENVLYDNEKAENEVVEKLKSLTAEPRDNTHLRIVLLVSGGHFAGCVFDGDAVVAHKTFHRYVVRAKAGKKQSSKDASGRAAHSAGASLRRYNELALKKEVHELFAAWKPYFDASNSIFIHAPSSSRQLLYDGERSYFTNQQCDIRNIALTVRRPTFREAKRVYSQLTQVTHEGDEKEVLQRNQEDSVSIHISKINVSPTLSKGDMAELDDKNKAEVAELDDKNKAEACSSKQNDELPILSNGESEDELFGKSTPLHQAAQSGDSLKVLELLEKGLDPCIKDERGRTPYMLAHDKEVRDTFRRFMASNLDKWDWQAAKVPSALTKEMEESQAAKQAEKDAKRKARAKELKKLRKAKEKKAQVEATLPKNDSKTIEKQVTASTSIKGQSQLKSGVQLSKEDQIRMAQAAEREKRAAAAERRIAALKIQANSAITAASMSEPKCGLAGDIYCSCCNSSLDGKVPFHRYNYKYCSTSCMHVHREILEDQ comes from the exons ATGGCGACTAATCTTCCTGCAACGAAGTCCACCACGACGACGTCGTCTCAGGAGAAACGACACCGTTCGATCTTCGAAGTTCCACGGAACTTCTTCGACTCTTGTCGTCTTCTCCCTTCTCCTCACTCATCCGTTTCCGACCACCACAGCGTAGGCCAAACCCAAATCATCGAAACATCCTCAAACGATGACTTCGTTTTGGATGCCCCTCAAAACGCCGTCGTTTCCGCGCCTAGGTGGACCTGCAATACCTGCAAGACTCAATTCGATTCCCTTCAGGACCAGCGTTCCCATTTCAAATCCGACATTCATCGATTCAAT GTGAAGCTGACAATTGCTGGAAAGAATATTGTGAAGGAAGAAGATTTTGAGTTTCTAACATCTGAATTTGTTAAAGACTATGATGTGTCAAGTATATCAGGATCAGAAAGTGACGATGATAGTGAAACCGATTCTCAAAGTCAAAGTGCATTGCATGACAAATTGAGCGAAAGTTTTAAACATAAACTATTCTTCCGTCTTCAGACAGGGCAGAGAGTTTCTGTCTGGAAGTGCTTGATTATGAATGTGactgaaaatgtattgtatGATAATGAAAAGGCAGAGAATGAAGTGGTTGAGAAGTTGAAATCTTTGACTGCTGAGCCCAGAGACAATACCCATTTGAGAATTGTTCTGCTTGTGTCCGGTGGACACTTTGCAGGTTGTGTCTTTGATGGTGATGCTGTTGTGGCTCACAAGACATTTCACAG ATATGTTGTAAGGGCCAAGGCAGGAAAAAAACAATCGTCTAAAGATGCTTCTGGCAGGGCTGCTCATTCTGCTGGGGCTTCACTTCGTCGATATAATGAACTTGCATTAAAGAAG GAAGTTCATGAACTGTTTGCTGCTTGGAAACCTTATTTTGATGCTTCCAATAGCATTTTTATACATGCACCATCAAGTAGTCGTCAACTTCTTTATGATGGAGAGAGATCATACTTTACCAATCAGCAATGTGATATTAGAAATATTGCTTTGACTGTTCGGAGGCCTACTTTCAGGGAAGCAAAACGTGTATATAGCCAGTTGACCCAGGTAACCCATGAAGGCGATGAGAAGGAAGTTTTGCAAAGAAACCAAGAGGATTCGGTATCAATTcacatttctaaaataaatgtcAGTCCAACCTTAAGCAAGGGGGACATGGCTGAGTTGGATGACAAAAATAAAGCTGAAGTGGCTGAGTTGGATGACAAAAATAAAGCTGAAGCTTGTTCAAGTAAACAAAATGATGAACTCCCAATTTTGAGTAATGGAGAAAGTGAGGATGAACTATTTGGTAAATCAACTCCTTTACATCAGGCAGCACAATCGGGTGACTCTCTAAAGGTTTTAGAGCTCTTGGAAAAGGGTTTGGATCCTTGCATCAAAGATGAAAGGGGGAGGACCCCATATATGTTGGCACATGACAAAGAAGTGAGGGATACTTTCAGAAGGTTTATGGCGTCAAATCTTGACAAATGGGATTGGCAAGCTGCAAAAGTGCCCAGTGCATTGACCAAAGAAATGGAAGAATCACAAGCTGCTAAGCAG GCAGAAAAAGATGCTAAGAGAAAAGCTAGAGCAAAAGAATTAAAGAAATTGCgtaaagcaaaagaaaagaaggcTCAG GTTGAAGCCACCTTGCCTAAGAATGATTCCAAAACTATAGAGAAGCAAGTAACTGCTTCAACATCGATTAAGGGACAATCTCAACTAAAAAGTGGTGTGCAATTATCCAAAGAG GACCAAATAAGAATGGCACAGGCTGctgaaagagaaaagagagcAGCTGCTGCAGAGAGGAGAATAGCCGCCCTCAAAATTCAAGCTAATAGTGCAATCACTGCAGCTAGCATGTCAGAACCTAAATGCGGATTAGCAGGTGACATTTACTGTTCCTGTTGTAATTCATCACTTGATGGTAAAGTTCCATTCCACCGGTATAATTACAAATACTGCAGCACATCATGCATGCATGTACACAGGGAGATCCTAGAAGATCAATGA
- the LOC114397463 gene encoding ankyrin repeat and zinc finger domain-containing protein 1-like isoform X4, with product MINSGVNYLIVKLFGGSLAIDSYTMATNLPATKSTTTTSSQEKRHRSIFEVPRNFFDSCRLLPSPHSSVSDHHSVGQTQIIETSSNDDFVLDAPQNAVVSAPRWTCNTCKTQFDSLQDQRSHFKSDIHRFNVKLTIAGKNIVKEEDFEFLTSEFVKDYDVSSISGSESDDDSETDSQSQSALHDKLSESFKHKLFFRLQTGQRVSVWKCLIMNVTENVLYDNEKAENEVVEKLKSLTAEPRDNTHLRIVLLVSGGHFAGCVFDGDAVVAHKTFHRYVVRAKAGKKQSSKDASGRAAHSAGASLRRYNELALKKEVHELFAAWKPYFDASNSIFIHAPSSSRQLLYDGERSYFTNQQCDIRNIALTVRRPTFREAKRVYSQLTQVTHEGDEKEVLQRNQEDSVSIHISKINVSPTLSKGDMAELDDKNKAEVAELDDKNKAEACSSKQNDELPILSNGESEDELFGKSTPLHQAAQSGDSLKVLELLEKGLDPCIKDERGRTPYMLAHDKEVRDTFRRFMASNLDKWDWQAAKVPSALTKEMEESQAAKQAEKDAKRKARAKELKKLRKAKEKKAQVEATLPKNDSKTIEKQVTASTSIKGQSQLKSGVQLSKEDQIRMAQAAEREKRAAAAERRIAALKIQANSAITAASMSEPKCGLAGRS from the exons atgataaattcGGGTGTTAATTATTTAATCGTGAAGCTGTTCGGAGGATCTCTGGCTATCGACAGCTACACTATGGCGACTAATCTTCCTGCAACGAAGTCCACCACGACGACGTCGTCTCAGGAGAAACGACACCGTTCGATCTTCGAAGTTCCACGGAACTTCTTCGACTCTTGTCGTCTTCTCCCTTCTCCTCACTCATCCGTTTCCGACCACCACAGCGTAGGCCAAACCCAAATCATCGAAACATCCTCAAACGATGACTTCGTTTTGGATGCCCCTCAAAACGCCGTCGTTTCCGCGCCTAGGTGGACCTGCAATACCTGCAAGACTCAATTCGATTCCCTTCAGGACCAGCGTTCCCATTTCAAATCCGACATTCATCGATTCAAT GTGAAGCTGACAATTGCTGGAAAGAATATTGTGAAGGAAGAAGATTTTGAGTTTCTAACATCTGAATTTGTTAAAGACTATGATGTGTCAAGTATATCAGGATCAGAAAGTGACGATGATAGTGAAACCGATTCTCAAAGTCAAAGTGCATTGCATGACAAATTGAGCGAAAGTTTTAAACATAAACTATTCTTCCGTCTTCAGACAGGGCAGAGAGTTTCTGTCTGGAAGTGCTTGATTATGAATGTGactgaaaatgtattgtatGATAATGAAAAGGCAGAGAATGAAGTGGTTGAGAAGTTGAAATCTTTGACTGCTGAGCCCAGAGACAATACCCATTTGAGAATTGTTCTGCTTGTGTCCGGTGGACACTTTGCAGGTTGTGTCTTTGATGGTGATGCTGTTGTGGCTCACAAGACATTTCACAG ATATGTTGTAAGGGCCAAGGCAGGAAAAAAACAATCGTCTAAAGATGCTTCTGGCAGGGCTGCTCATTCTGCTGGGGCTTCACTTCGTCGATATAATGAACTTGCATTAAAGAAG GAAGTTCATGAACTGTTTGCTGCTTGGAAACCTTATTTTGATGCTTCCAATAGCATTTTTATACATGCACCATCAAGTAGTCGTCAACTTCTTTATGATGGAGAGAGATCATACTTTACCAATCAGCAATGTGATATTAGAAATATTGCTTTGACTGTTCGGAGGCCTACTTTCAGGGAAGCAAAACGTGTATATAGCCAGTTGACCCAGGTAACCCATGAAGGCGATGAGAAGGAAGTTTTGCAAAGAAACCAAGAGGATTCGGTATCAATTcacatttctaaaataaatgtcAGTCCAACCTTAAGCAAGGGGGACATGGCTGAGTTGGATGACAAAAATAAAGCTGAAGTGGCTGAGTTGGATGACAAAAATAAAGCTGAAGCTTGTTCAAGTAAACAAAATGATGAACTCCCAATTTTGAGTAATGGAGAAAGTGAGGATGAACTATTTGGTAAATCAACTCCTTTACATCAGGCAGCACAATCGGGTGACTCTCTAAAGGTTTTAGAGCTCTTGGAAAAGGGTTTGGATCCTTGCATCAAAGATGAAAGGGGGAGGACCCCATATATGTTGGCACATGACAAAGAAGTGAGGGATACTTTCAGAAGGTTTATGGCGTCAAATCTTGACAAATGGGATTGGCAAGCTGCAAAAGTGCCCAGTGCATTGACCAAAGAAATGGAAGAATCACAAGCTGCTAAGCAG GCAGAAAAAGATGCTAAGAGAAAAGCTAGAGCAAAAGAATTAAAGAAATTGCgtaaagcaaaagaaaagaaggcTCAG GTTGAAGCCACCTTGCCTAAGAATGATTCCAAAACTATAGAGAAGCAAGTAACTGCTTCAACATCGATTAAGGGACAATCTCAACTAAAAAGTGGTGTGCAATTATCCAAAGAG GACCAAATAAGAATGGCACAGGCTGctgaaagagaaaagagagcAGCTGCTGCAGAGAGGAGAATAGCCGCCCTCAAAATTCAAGCTAATAGTGCAATCACTGCAGCTAGCATGTCAGAACCTAAATGCGGATTAGCAG GGAGATCCTAG
- the LOC114397463 gene encoding ankyrin repeat and zinc finger domain-containing protein 1-like isoform X2 — protein sequence MATNLPATKSTTTTSSQEKRHRSIFEVPRNFFDSCRLLPSPHSSVSDHHSVGQTQIIETSSNDDFVLDAPQNAVVSAPRWTCNTCKTQFDSLQDQRSHFKSDIHRFNVKLTIAGKNIVKEEDFEFLTSEFVKDYDVSSISGSESDDDSETDSQSQSALHDKLSESFKHKLFFRLQTGQRVSVWKCLIMNVTENVLYDNEKAENEVVEKLKSLTAEPRDNTHLRIVLLVSGGHFAGCVFDGDAVVAHKTFHRYVVRAKAGKKQSSKDASGRAAHSAGASLRRYNELALKKEVHELFAAWKPYFDASNSIFIHAPSSSRQLLYDGERSYFTNQQCDIRNIALTVRRPTFREAKRVYSQLTQVTHEGDEKEVLQRNQEDSVSIHISKINVSPTLSKGDMAELDDKNKAEACSSKQNDELPILSNGESEDELFGKSTPLHQAAQSGDSLKVLELLEKGLDPCIKDERGRTPYMLAHDKEVRDTFRRFMASNLDKWDWQAAKVPSALTKEMEESQAAKQAEKDAKRKARAKELKKLRKAKEKKAQVEATLPKNDSKTIEKQVTASTSIKGQSQLKSGVQLSKEDQIRMAQAAEREKRAAAAERRIAALKIQANSAITAASMSEPKCGLAGDIYCSCCNSSLDGKVPFHRYNYKYCSTSCMHVHREILEDQ from the exons ATGGCGACTAATCTTCCTGCAACGAAGTCCACCACGACGACGTCGTCTCAGGAGAAACGACACCGTTCGATCTTCGAAGTTCCACGGAACTTCTTCGACTCTTGTCGTCTTCTCCCTTCTCCTCACTCATCCGTTTCCGACCACCACAGCGTAGGCCAAACCCAAATCATCGAAACATCCTCAAACGATGACTTCGTTTTGGATGCCCCTCAAAACGCCGTCGTTTCCGCGCCTAGGTGGACCTGCAATACCTGCAAGACTCAATTCGATTCCCTTCAGGACCAGCGTTCCCATTTCAAATCCGACATTCATCGATTCAAT GTGAAGCTGACAATTGCTGGAAAGAATATTGTGAAGGAAGAAGATTTTGAGTTTCTAACATCTGAATTTGTTAAAGACTATGATGTGTCAAGTATATCAGGATCAGAAAGTGACGATGATAGTGAAACCGATTCTCAAAGTCAAAGTGCATTGCATGACAAATTGAGCGAAAGTTTTAAACATAAACTATTCTTCCGTCTTCAGACAGGGCAGAGAGTTTCTGTCTGGAAGTGCTTGATTATGAATGTGactgaaaatgtattgtatGATAATGAAAAGGCAGAGAATGAAGTGGTTGAGAAGTTGAAATCTTTGACTGCTGAGCCCAGAGACAATACCCATTTGAGAATTGTTCTGCTTGTGTCCGGTGGACACTTTGCAGGTTGTGTCTTTGATGGTGATGCTGTTGTGGCTCACAAGACATTTCACAG ATATGTTGTAAGGGCCAAGGCAGGAAAAAAACAATCGTCTAAAGATGCTTCTGGCAGGGCTGCTCATTCTGCTGGGGCTTCACTTCGTCGATATAATGAACTTGCATTAAAGAAG GAAGTTCATGAACTGTTTGCTGCTTGGAAACCTTATTTTGATGCTTCCAATAGCATTTTTATACATGCACCATCAAGTAGTCGTCAACTTCTTTATGATGGAGAGAGATCATACTTTACCAATCAGCAATGTGATATTAGAAATATTGCTTTGACTGTTCGGAGGCCTACTTTCAGGGAAGCAAAACGTGTATATAGCCAGTTGACCCAGGTAACCCATGAAGGCGATGAGAAGGAAGTTTTGCAAAGAAACCAAGAGGATTCGGTATCAATTcacatttctaaaataaatgtcAGTCCAACCTTAAGCAAGGGGGACATGGCTGAGTTGGATGACAAAA ATAAAGCTGAAGCTTGTTCAAGTAAACAAAATGATGAACTCCCAATTTTGAGTAATGGAGAAAGTGAGGATGAACTATTTGGTAAATCAACTCCTTTACATCAGGCAGCACAATCGGGTGACTCTCTAAAGGTTTTAGAGCTCTTGGAAAAGGGTTTGGATCCTTGCATCAAAGATGAAAGGGGGAGGACCCCATATATGTTGGCACATGACAAAGAAGTGAGGGATACTTTCAGAAGGTTTATGGCGTCAAATCTTGACAAATGGGATTGGCAAGCTGCAAAAGTGCCCAGTGCATTGACCAAAGAAATGGAAGAATCACAAGCTGCTAAGCAG GCAGAAAAAGATGCTAAGAGAAAAGCTAGAGCAAAAGAATTAAAGAAATTGCgtaaagcaaaagaaaagaaggcTCAG GTTGAAGCCACCTTGCCTAAGAATGATTCCAAAACTATAGAGAAGCAAGTAACTGCTTCAACATCGATTAAGGGACAATCTCAACTAAAAAGTGGTGTGCAATTATCCAAAGAG GACCAAATAAGAATGGCACAGGCTGctgaaagagaaaagagagcAGCTGCTGCAGAGAGGAGAATAGCCGCCCTCAAAATTCAAGCTAATAGTGCAATCACTGCAGCTAGCATGTCAGAACCTAAATGCGGATTAGCAGGTGACATTTACTGTTCCTGTTGTAATTCATCACTTGATGGTAAAGTTCCATTCCACCGGTATAATTACAAATACTGCAGCACATCATGCATGCATGTACACAGGGAGATCCTAGAAGATCAATGA
- the LOC114397463 gene encoding ankyrin repeat and zinc finger domain-containing protein 1-like isoform X3, translated as MATNLPATKSTTTTSSQEKRHRSIFEVPRNFFDSCRLLPSPHSSVSDHHSVGQTQIIETSSNDDFVLDAPQNAVVSAPRWTCNTCKTQFDSLQDQRSHFKSDIHRFNVKLTIAGKNIVKEEDFEFLTSEFVKDYDVSSISGSESDDDSETDSQSQSALHDKLSESFKHKLFFRLQTGQRVSVWKCLIMNVTENVLYDNEKAENEVVEKLKSLTAEPRDNTHLRIVLLVSGGHFAGCVFDGDAVVAHKTFHRYVVRAKAGKKQSSKDASGRAAHSAGASLRRYNELALKKEVHELFAAWKPYFDASNSIFIHAPSSSRQLLYDGERSYFTNQQCDIRNIALTVRRPTFREAKRVYSQLTQVTHEGDEKEVLQRNQEDSVSIHISKINVSPTLSKGDMAELDDKNKAEACSSKQNDELPILSNGESEDELFGKSTPLHQAAQSGDSLKVLELLEKGLDPCIKDERGRTPYMLAHDKEVRDTFRRFMASNLDKWDWQAAKVPSALTKEMEESQAAKQAEKDAKRKARAKELKKLRKAKEKKAQVEATLPKNDSKTIEKQVTASTSIKGQSQLKSGVQLSKEDQIRMAQAAEREKRAAAAERRIAALKIQANSAITAASMSEPKCGLAGDIYCSCCNSSLDGKVPFHRYNYKYCSTSCMHVHREILEDQ; from the exons ATGGCGACTAATCTTCCTGCAACGAAGTCCACCACGACGACGTCGTCTCAGGAGAAACGACACCGTTCGATCTTCGAAGTTCCACGGAACTTCTTCGACTCTTGTCGTCTTCTCCCTTCTCCTCACTCATCCGTTTCCGACCACCACAGCGTAGGCCAAACCCAAATCATCGAAACATCCTCAAACGATGACTTCGTTTTGGATGCCCCTCAAAACGCCGTCGTTTCCGCGCCTAGGTGGACCTGCAATACCTGCAAGACTCAATTCGATTCCCTTCAGGACCAGCGTTCCCATTTCAAATCCGACATTCATCGATTCAAT GTGAAGCTGACAATTGCTGGAAAGAATATTGTGAAGGAAGAAGATTTTGAGTTTCTAACATCTGAATTTGTTAAAGACTATGATGTGTCAAGTATATCAGGATCAGAAAGTGACGATGATAGTGAAACCGATTCTCAAAGTCAAAGTGCATTGCATGACAAATTGAGCGAAAGTTTTAAACATAAACTATTCTTCCGTCTTCAGACAGGGCAGAGAGTTTCTGTCTGGAAGTGCTTGATTATGAATGTGactgaaaatgtattgtatGATAATGAAAAGGCAGAGAATGAAGTGGTTGAGAAGTTGAAATCTTTGACTGCTGAGCCCAGAGACAATACCCATTTGAGAATTGTTCTGCTTGTGTCCGGTGGACACTTTGCAGGTTGTGTCTTTGATGGTGATGCTGTTGTGGCTCACAAGACATTTCACAG ATATGTTGTAAGGGCCAAGGCAGGAAAAAAACAATCGTCTAAAGATGCTTCTGGCAGGGCTGCTCATTCTGCTGGGGCTTCACTTCGTCGATATAATGAACTTGCATTAAAGAAG GAAGTTCATGAACTGTTTGCTGCTTGGAAACCTTATTTTGATGCTTCCAATAGCATTTTTATACATGCACCATCAAGTAGTCGTCAACTTCTTTATGATGGAGAGAGATCATACTTTACCAATCAGCAATGTGATATTAGAAATATTGCTTTGACTGTTCGGAGGCCTACTTTCAGGGAAGCAAAACGTGTATATAGCCAGTTGACCCAGGTAACCCATGAAGGCGATGAGAAGGAAGTTTTGCAAAGAAACCAAGAGGATTCGGTATCAATTcacatttctaaaataaatgtcAGTCCAACCTTAAGCAAGGGGGACATGGCTGAG TTGGATGACAAAAATAAAGCTGAAGCTTGTTCAAGTAAACAAAATGATGAACTCCCAATTTTGAGTAATGGAGAAAGTGAGGATGAACTATTTGGTAAATCAACTCCTTTACATCAGGCAGCACAATCGGGTGACTCTCTAAAGGTTTTAGAGCTCTTGGAAAAGGGTTTGGATCCTTGCATCAAAGATGAAAGGGGGAGGACCCCATATATGTTGGCACATGACAAAGAAGTGAGGGATACTTTCAGAAGGTTTATGGCGTCAAATCTTGACAAATGGGATTGGCAAGCTGCAAAAGTGCCCAGTGCATTGACCAAAGAAATGGAAGAATCACAAGCTGCTAAGCAG GCAGAAAAAGATGCTAAGAGAAAAGCTAGAGCAAAAGAATTAAAGAAATTGCgtaaagcaaaagaaaagaaggcTCAG GTTGAAGCCACCTTGCCTAAGAATGATTCCAAAACTATAGAGAAGCAAGTAACTGCTTCAACATCGATTAAGGGACAATCTCAACTAAAAAGTGGTGTGCAATTATCCAAAGAG GACCAAATAAGAATGGCACAGGCTGctgaaagagaaaagagagcAGCTGCTGCAGAGAGGAGAATAGCCGCCCTCAAAATTCAAGCTAATAGTGCAATCACTGCAGCTAGCATGTCAGAACCTAAATGCGGATTAGCAGGTGACATTTACTGTTCCTGTTGTAATTCATCACTTGATGGTAAAGTTCCATTCCACCGGTATAATTACAAATACTGCAGCACATCATGCATGCATGTACACAGGGAGATCCTAGAAGATCAATGA